A section of the Candidatus Poribacteria bacterium genome encodes:
- a CDS encoding helix-turn-helix transcriptional regulator codes for MRSTASALLGRAIRLFRESSGLSQERLADLAGITYQYLSAVENGKENFTVGVLESIARALGITLDLLVEQAYTSSSPVPVVDKRNFVHGAALPPELRVEHIEAALNETQRVIRLINASLVRDSGRPLPAYIQRNSFSGIVSNVLTDAFSRLSPYKHNHDQKFPDLVCKNAQGVTVAGLEVKCTIQTGKGGESHNGHSGWHVVACFSVDDQFGDVRFIHVMLAELVGHGQPDPDWKYVRSTVNPDTGSQRTETYSTTPSGIAKLRHGTVYLDPALEIRRWRTPACVPAPPHSPFQPRRTHR; via the coding sequence ATGAGAAGCACTGCTAGTGCCTTGCTCGGTCGCGCGATTCGGCTGTTCCGAGAGTCCTCTGGACTGTCACAGGAGAGACTTGCCGACCTGGCTGGCATCACCTACCAGTACCTCTCGGCTGTCGAGAACGGCAAAGAGAATTTCACAGTCGGAGTACTAGAGTCCATCGCGCGTGCGCTGGGTATCACGCTGGACCTGTTGGTCGAACAAGCGTACACTTCGTCGAGTCCTGTGCCAGTCGTCGACAAACGCAACTTCGTGCACGGTGCGGCCCTTCCCCCGGAACTGCGAGTGGAGCACATCGAGGCTGCGCTGAACGAGACTCAGAGGGTGATTCGCCTGATCAACGCGTCGTTAGTCAGGGATTCGGGCAGGCCGCTTCCCGCATACATCCAGCGGAACAGCTTCAGCGGCATCGTCTCGAACGTCCTCACCGACGCATTCTCCCGCCTGAGTCCCTACAAGCATAACCACGACCAGAAGTTCCCGGATCTCGTGTGCAAGAACGCACAGGGGGTCACCGTCGCCGGACTCGAAGTCAAGTGTACCATACAGACGGGCAAGGGCGGTGAGAGCCATAATGGACATAGCGGGTGGCATGTGGTTGCCTGCTTCTCCGTTGACGACCAATTCGGCGACGTTCGCTTCATCCATGTCATGCTCGCCGAGCTTGTCGGTCACGGCCAACCTGACCCTGACTGGAAATACGTCCGCAGCACGGTCAATCCCGATACCGGCAGCCAACGCACTGAGACATACAGCACCACGCCCTCTGGCATCGCGAAGCTGAGGCACGGGACGGTGTATCTGGACCCTGCGCTCGAAATACGCCGGTGGCGCACTCCTGCATGCGTCCCAGCGCCGCCGCATTCGCCGTTTCAGCCACGGCGGACGCACCGCTAG
- a CDS encoding site-specific DNA-methyltransferase — MCDPVLILGDCMDELPRLEDNSVHAVCTDPPYGLVEFSSGQVEKLRAGKGGVWRIPPSWDGHKRRPLPRFTVLSQEQKEEIESFFRQWATVLYPKLRPGAHVLIAGNPALQMYVQNAMVAEGFENRGTLLRIYHGFRGGDRPKNAETEFPGVCVTPRGNFEPWMLFRKPIAERTVAQNLRKWATGGLRMLDGGKPLPDVIPSFKTPARERQLANHPSLKPQHFLRIVVRSLLPLGQGTILDPFMGSGSTLAAAAAIGYEAVGIEIDPAFYELARKSVPQLAGLYVGMDGASLDYREPEDSSGELAEQLLILESSRTYSG; from the coding sequence ATGTGCGATCCCGTGTTGATACTCGGCGACTGTATGGACGAGCTGCCTCGCCTGGAGGACAACTCCGTCCACGCCGTGTGCACCGACCCACCCTACGGTCTGGTCGAGTTCTCCTCGGGTCAGGTGGAGAAGCTTCGAGCAGGAAAAGGCGGAGTCTGGCGGATCCCACCCTCTTGGGATGGACATAAGCGGCGGCCCCTGCCGCGCTTCACAGTCCTATCACAGGAGCAGAAGGAGGAGATCGAGAGCTTCTTCCGGCAGTGGGCGACGGTTCTCTATCCCAAACTGCGACCTGGGGCGCATGTGCTCATCGCCGGCAACCCAGCCCTTCAGATGTACGTCCAGAATGCCATGGTTGCTGAGGGATTTGAGAACCGAGGGACGCTTCTGCGCATCTACCATGGGTTCCGAGGCGGAGATCGCCCAAAGAACGCCGAAACGGAGTTCCCAGGCGTCTGCGTTACGCCCCGCGGCAACTTCGAACCCTGGATGCTCTTCCGCAAGCCCATCGCCGAACGTACAGTCGCACAGAATCTGCGCAAGTGGGCGACAGGCGGGTTGCGTATGCTCGATGGCGGCAAGCCATTGCCCGACGTGATACCGAGCTTCAAGACTCCAGCCAGGGAGAGGCAGCTAGCGAACCACCCATCGCTGAAGCCCCAGCACTTCCTCCGAATCGTGGTACGCAGTCTCCTGCCGCTCGGACAGGGGACCATACTCGACCCGTTCATGGGAAGCGGCTCGACACTCGCCGCCGCCGCTGCCATCGGCTACGAAGCAGTAGGCATCGAGATCGACCCGGCGTTCTATGAGCTCGCGCGGAAATCGGTTCCTCAGCTTGCCGGTCTGTACGTCGGCATGGACGGCGCATCGCTTGATTACCGTGAACCTGAGGACTCCAGCGGGGAGCTCGCGGAACAGCTACTCATCCTGGAGTCGTCTCGCACGTACTCCGGTTGA